The genomic segment GTTCGCCCGCGCGCCAGGAGTCGTGGGCCGCGGGTGCCGCCGCCGACTGCACGGCGATCACCTCGCACTCCGGCGCCAAGGCCGCCGCGACCAGTGTGGCCGCGGCCGCCCCGGTCCCGCTGCCGACCGGGACCAGCACCACGTCGAGTTCGGGTTCCTGCTCGAAGAGCTCGAGGTAGGCGGTGGCGACCCCGGCGATGATCTCCGGTTCGTTGGCCGCGCTGACCAGCCGCATACCGCGTTCGGCGGCGAGTTGTTCCGCGTGGGCGCGGGCCTGCTCGAACCGCTCGCCGTGCTCGACCAGTTCCGCCCGCAGGTCGCGGACCGCCTGCGCCTTGGCCGGATTGGGGTGTTCCGGCATGACGATGGTGCACCGCACACCGTGGTGGGCGGCGGCGTGGGCGAGCGACTGCGCGTGGTTGCCGGTCGAGTAGCCGAGCACCCCGCGCTCCCGCTCCGCCGGGTCGAGCGAAGCGAGCAGGTTGAGGCCGCCACGCACCTTGAAAGCGCCGGTGGGCTGGAGGTTCTCGTGCTTGACGCGGACCCTCGCGCCGGTCGCCGCGTCGAGCGCGGGGTACGCCGACAGCGGGGTCGGCGCGAGCAGGGAACGGAGGAGCCGGCGGGCGCGCAGCGCGTCGGTGATGGTCGGAAGCCGCATGTCCCCACCGTCGCAGCGGCCGATCCATAGGTCCAATGGAAATTTGTCAACAAATCATCGATGAGATCTATAGTTGAGCGCGTGTTCGATCTCGTCCGCCTGCGGGTGCTGGTGGCGGTCGCCCGGGAAGGTTCGGTGACCGCGGCCGCTGACGCGCTGCACTACGCGCAGCCGTCGGTGAGCCACCACCTGGCGCGACTGGAAGCCGAGGCCGGGGTGCCGTTGCTGCAGCGGGCAGGGCGAGGTGTCCGGCTCACCGAGGCCGGAGAACTGTTGGTGCGGCGGGCCGAGGAAATACTGGGGCAGGTCGAGTCGGCGCGAGCGGAACTGGCCGCGCACGCCGGTTTGCGCACGGGACGGGTCCGGCTCGCGGCCTTCCCGACCGCGCTGGCGACGCTGGTCCCGGCGGCGGCCGCGTGGCTGGCCGCCGAGCACCCCGGCGTCGACCTGGCGCTCACCGAGGCCGAGCCGCCGGAAGCGCTGACCGCGTTGCGCAACGGCGATGCCGACGTGGCGCTGGTGTTCGAGCACGACCACGAGCCGGACCTGCGGAACGTGCGGATGACGCCGCTGCTGGAGGAGCCGCTGTACGCGGTGACCGCGGCCGATCGTGACTGGGCGGGCCCGCGCGCGGAACTGGCGACCTACGCCGGGGAACGGTGGATCGCGGGCTGCCCGCGGTGCCGGGCGCACCTGGTGAAAGCGTGCGCGGAAGCGGGTTTCGAGCCGGAGATCACCTTCGAGACCGACGACTACGTCGCCGTGCAGGCACTGGTCGCGGCGGGACTGGGGGTGAGCACGCTACCCGGCCTGGCGTTGCTGGCGAACCGGAACACAGCCGTGCGCACCGACCGCCTTCCCGGTCACCTGCGCCGAGTTCTCGTTGCCACCTATGGGAAACCGCCGCTACCGCTCCCCGCTCAGGCGCTCACCGATGCGCTCACGGCCACCGCCACGACCCCGCGATGGCCGTGAATGTGGCTTTCACGGCGGAATTCGCCGTGAAAGCCACATTCACGGCACTGACTCAGTCGAGGCGGGCCAGTTGCTCGCGCAGGGTGTCCAGGCCCATGCCGCCGAGTGCGAGCGCCTTGGTGTGGAACTCCTTGATGTCGAAGGAATTCCCCTTGCGCGCCCGCGCCTCCTCACGCGCGGCCAGCCACAGCCGCTCGCCGAGCTTGTACGACGGCGCCTGCCCCGGCCAGCCGAGGTACCGGTCGATCTCGTCGTACACGTGTGCTTCGTCGGTGATGGTGCGGGTCAGCATGAACTCCAGGCCCAGTTCGGGCGTCCAGCGCTCCCCCGGGTGGAAGTCGGCGTCGGCCGGGATTTCCAGTTCCAGGTGCATGCCGATGTCCACGATCACCCGTGCGGCGCGGAAAAGCTGCTCCGACAGCATGCCGAGCAGGTCGCCGTCGTCGTCCAGGTAACCGAGGTCCTGCATCAGCCGCTCGGTGTAGAGCGCCCAGCCCTCGGCGTGCCCGGAGGTGAACGCGATCATGCGCTGGTACTTGTTCAGCGAGGCCGACTGGTACACCGCGGTGGCGATCTGCAGGTGGTGCCCCGGCGCGCCCTCGTGGTAGACGGTGCTGACCTCGCGCCAGGTGGTGAACTCGTCCTTGTCCGCGGGCAGCGACCACCACATCCGGCCGAAACGGCTGAAGTCCTCGCTCGGCGAGGTGTAGTACGCGCCGACCCCGCCACCGGGCGGCGCGATCTTGCACTCCAGCGCCATCACCGCGTCGGGGATCTCGAAGTGCTTGCCACGCAACGACTTCAGCGCCTCATCGGACAGATTCTGCATCCAGGCTTCGAAAGCGTCCCGGCCCCGCACGCGGTAGCGCTCATCGGCGTCGAGCGTGGCGGCCGCCTCGGCGAGCGTCCCGCCCGGCTTGATCCGGTCGGCGACCTCGCGCATTTCCGCTTCCAGGCGCAGGAATTCCGCCCAGCCCCAGGTGTAGGCCTCCTGCAGGTCCAGCTTCGCGCCGACGAAGAACCGGGACCACAACTGGTAGACCTCTTCGCCGACGGCGTCCTTCGTCGGAGCGACCGGCGCGAGTTCGGCCCGCAGGAAACCGGCGAGTTCGGCGTACGCCTCTTCGGCGAGCCGGGCCCCGCGCTCGAGTTCCGGCGTGCGTTCCGGCGCGCCGTCGATCAGCGTGCTGAAGTAGCCCTTCTTGCCATGCAGCCCGGCCCAGGTTTCCGCCTGCTCGGCGACCTTGCTGACCTGGCGCAGCGCGGCCACCCGGCCGGCGTCGGCCGCGGTCAGCAGCGAGGAGCGCAGGCCGTCGAGGCTATCCGGCACCGCGGCCATCCGGGTGGCGATCCGCTGCCAGTCCTCGGCGGTTTCGGTGGGCATCAGGTCGAAGACCATGCGCAGGTCCTGCACCGGGCTCGCGATCACGTTCAGCGCGGACAGGTCCAGCCCGGCGTCGTGGATCTCCAGCTCCAGCCCGATCCGCTCGAGGAAGACCGCCTTCGCCGCGCGCTCGCCGTCGTCGGCGGGTTCGGCGGCCTGGACCGCCTCCAGCGCGCGGCGGGCCAGCGTCGCGCGGGCGGTGTACCCGGCGGGCGAGTAGTCGGTCAGCTTGTCGTCGTGCCCGGCGATGCCGAACACCGTCGCGGCGACCGGGTCGGCGGCGGCGAGGTCGTCGACGTAGCGGTCGCAGATCGCGTGCACGCCCTGTTCAGTGGAAACCATGTGGCGCACGCTACCTGGCGCCGACGTGCACCGGCAGCAGGTTACGCGCGTGCCGGGACCAGGCCTAGCCGGTTGACCACCTCGCGGGTGGCCTTGGACCGGTTGAAGGTGTAGAAGTGCAGGTCCGGCACGCCTTCGGCGATAAGCCGCTCGCACAGTTCGGTGACCACGTCGAGCCCTTCGGCGCGGAACGCGGCGGGGTCGTCCTCCAGCGGGGAGAGCCGCTCGAGCAGCCTGCCGGGCGCGCTGGCGCCGGACAGCTCGATCGTCTTGCGCAGGGTCCGCGGGGTGGTCAGCGGCATGATGCCCGGGATCATCAGCGCGTCCGAACCGGCCGCGGCGACCCGGTCGCGCAGGCGCAGGAAGTCCTCCGCCTCGAAGAACAGCTGGGCGATGGCGAAGTCGGCGCCCGCGTTGAACTTCCGCACCAGGTGGCGGGTGTCCTCGTCGAGGTCGGCCGAGCGCGGGTGGCCGTAGGGGAACGCGGACACACCGACGCAGAAGTCCCCGAGCGAGCGCACCAGCTCGACCAGTTCCTCGGCGTAGTTCAGCCCGGCCGGGTGCGGGATCCACTCGCCGTACGGGTCGCCGGGCGGGTCGCCGCGCAGGGCGAGGATGTTGCGCACGCCGACCGCGGCGTACCAGCCGATCACGTTGCGCAGTTCGGCGACCGAGTGGTTGACCGCGGTCAGGTGCGCCATCGGCACCAGCGTGGTCTCCGTGGCCACCCTGGCGATGCTGCGGATGGTGCCGTCGCGGCTGGTCCCGCCGGCGCCGTAGGTGATCGACATGTACGCCGGGTCGTACCCCTCCAGCTCCCGGATCGACCGCCACAGGATCGCTTCGTCGGCGTCGTCACGGGGCGGGAAGAACTCCACCGAGAACACGGTTTCGTTGCCGCGCAGCCGTTCCACCACCGAGGTCATGACGGTCATGCTAGTGGTCGGAGTCCGTTTGGCGAGACCGGCCTCTCGGGTGATGGGACGGATCACACCACCCAGCGCAGCCCCGCGGTGACCACCACGGCGAGCGTGATGGACGGCAGGGCGGGCAGCTTGAGCAGGTAGGCACCGCCCGCCACGCCGAGTCCGGCGCAGAGCCGCCAATCGAGCGCGGACCAGCCCTGACCGGTGACGTCGGTGACCACGAGCCCGGCCAGCAGCGCGGGCGCGAGCGCGGCGATCACCGCCGAAGCCCACGGCGGCAGCTCACGGTCGCCCAGCAACGCGGGACCGGCTGCTTTGATCCCCACGCTGACCGCCGCGACGAGCAGGATGCTCACCCAGAGTTCACTCATACCGGCACCTCCCGCGGCCACTGCTCCACCTGTGCGTTCATGTCGTCACGTTCCGTTGTCCGGCTCGCCGGGTTCGCAGGCCGAGCAGCGCGGCGGCGGCCGAACCGACGATGGCGAGGCCGACCGGCAGCACCAGTGCCAGCCCGGCGGCCAGGACCACGGCCAGCGCGGCGACCTCACGGGCCGCCGGTTCCTTGCGCAGCTCGTCGATCAGCAGGAGCAGGAAGAAGCCGGGGAACACCACGTCCAGGCCGAACCGGTGCACCACGTCGGCGGGCGGCGCGACCAGCACGCCGGCGAGCGTGCCGAGCACCCAGGCCGGGAACTGCACGATCGTGCCGCCGATCATCTTCTCCCGGTCGAACCGGCCGCCGCCGAGGTGCGCGGCCGCCCAGGAGGCGTCCACCACGGCCTGGCCTTCCAGCGCCCGCCGCAGCCTGCCGCCCTTGAAGTCGCTCGCGGCGGCCACGCCCATCGGCAGGAACCGCGCGTTGATCAGCGCGGCCGCCCCGACCGCCACGCCGATCCCGCCGTCGCCCGCCAGCGCCGCGGCCATCGCGAACTGCGCCGAGCCGGAGAACACCAGCGCCGAGCAGGCGAGCGGCGCGAGCACGCCCCAGCCGAGCGACTGGGTGAGCGCCCCGAAGGTCAGCCCCAGCACCGCGGTCGCCGTGGCGAACCCGGCGCCGACCCGGATCCCGGCGAGGTAGCCGCTGGTCCTCGATGTCTCGGAGGTCATAGCTCCAAACTAACAGGCTAAAGTCATTTAGACCATGAGAGCCTAGACTGGCGGCCATGGCGGACAGCTGGCGCGGGTACTCCCTCGCGGGTGGGCACATCGCGCTCGACCTGGTCAACACGGTGTCGTGGCGCGGCGATCCGCCCCGGCGGCTGGATCGGCTCGAACTGCCCGGCTTCTTCACCCACTGGCTCGAAGAAACCGGACTGGGCCGCTTCGACGGTGATCTGTCCGCCGTCTACCCGGGCCTGCGCGAGTTGCGCGAACTGCTCTACGCCCTGCTCGCCGAGGGCGACCCGGCGCAGGCGGACCTCGACCGCTTCGGCGAACTGCTCGCCGCGACACACGCGCGGGCGAAGGCCGAACCTTCGCTGCCGGTGCGGTGGTCGGTGCCGGTGGAGACGCCGGACGACCTCCTCCCGGCGCTCGTACTGCGGGCCGACGAACTGCTGCGGTCCCCCGAAACGGCGAACATCCGGCGGTGCGAAGGCCGCGGGTGCGCCTGGCTGTTCATCGACAGCACCCGCAACCATTCCCGCCGCTGGTGCCGGTCGGACGACTGCGGCAACCGCGAACGCGCCCGGCGCCACTACCAGCGCACGCGCGAACCCGTCTGATTCACCACATCCGGCGACCCCGGCTGGGCATCCGTCCGGGTGAACGCGGACGATGTAGGCATGAGCGAGCCGGGCTTCGACGCCGATTTCCCCGCGCACGTCGAGCGTGCGCTCGAGAAGTTCCTGTGTGAAGCGGGCGACCCGATCCGCGCGATCGAACCGATCACCGGCCCCGGCGTGGACGCGCTCAGCGAGTTCGTGCTCGGCGGTGGCAAGCGGTTGCGCCCGACCTTCGCCTGGTGGGGCTGGCGCGGCGCGGGCGGTGACCCGGACGGCCCGGACGCCGACGGCGTGCTGCAGGCGGTCGCCAGCCTGGAACTGGTGCAGGCCTGCGCGCTGATCCACGACGACCTGATGGACTCCTCCGACTCCCGCCGCGGTTCGCCGACGGTGCACGTCGCCTTCGCCAAGCGCCACGCCGACCACGGCTGGCTGGGCTCGGCGGCCGGTTTCGGCCAGGCCGCGGCCGTGCTGCTCGGCGACCTCGCACTGGCGTGGGCCGACGACATGTTCGCCGCCGCCCCGCTGCCCGCCCAGACCTTGGCCGCCGCGCGACCGGCTTGGCGCGCGATGCGTACCGAGGTGCTCGCCGGGCAATACCTGGACGTGCACACCCAGGCCACCGGCGACGCCTCCCCCGAGGCCGCGCTGCGCATCGACCGGCTGAAGACCGCCGCCTACACCGTCCAGCGCCCGCTGCACCTCGGCGCCGCGCTGGCCGGGGCGGACGACCGGCTGATCGGCGCGCTCCTTTCCTTCGGGCGCGACCTCGGTGTCGCCTTCCAGCTGCGTGACGACCTGCTCGGCGTGTTCGGTGACCCGTCGATCACCGGCAAGCCCGCCGGGGACGACCTGCGGGAAGGCAAGCGGACGCTGCTGCTCGCGCTGGGCATGGAACTCGCGGGCGCGCAGGGCCGCCAGGCCGACGCGACCGTGATCGCCGACGCGGTCGGCGACAAGGACCTCACCGAAGACGCGGTCACCGAGGTACGCGAAGCGCTGACCGGCGTCGGTGCGGTGGCCGCGGTCGAACGCCGCATCGAAGACCTCACCTCGGCGGCGCTGGACTCGCTCGACGCCGCCGAACTCGCCGAACCGGCCCCCACCCGGCTGCGGGAACTCGCGGTCCAGGCCACGCAGAGGAAGTACTAGTGACAGACCACGTCGTGGTGGTCGGCGCCGGGCTCGCCGGGCTGTCGGCCGCACTGCACCTGCTGGGTTCGGGCCGCGAGGTCACCGTGGTCGAACAGGACGAGCGCCCCGGCGGGCGCGCGGGCCAGTCCTCCCGCGACGGCTACCACCACGACACCGGCGCCAGCGTGTTCACCATGCCGGAACTGCTGGACGAGGCCTTCGCCGCGGTCGGTGAGTCCACTTCGGACCGCCTGCGGCTGATCCGGCTGGATCCGGCCTACCGCGCGCACTTCGCCGACGGCAGCACGCTCGCGCTGCACACCGACGGCGACGCGATGGAGGCGGAGATCCGCGCGTTCGCCGGTCCGGGTGAAGCGGCCGGTTACCGGCGGTTGCGCACCTGGCTGACCGAGCTGTACGCGGCGCAGAAGGACCACTTCATCGGCGACAACTTCGACTCCCCCGCCGACCTGGTCCGCCCGGAACTGGCGAAACTGGCCGCGCTCGGCGGGTTCGGCAGGCTCGGCCCGCGGATGGCACGGTACCTGCGCGACGAGCGCGTGCGGCGGCTGTTCTCCTTCCAGTCGCTCTACGCCGGGCTGGACCCGATGCGCGCGATCGGCGCGTACGGCGTCATCTCCTACATGGACACCGTCGCCGGGGTCTACTACCCGGCCGGTGGGATCGGGAAGGTCGCCGAAGCCATGGTGGCCGCGGCGGAGAAGGCCGGGGCGAAGCTGAAGTTCGCCACGCACGCGGCGTGGCTGGAGCGGCGGGGGTCCCATGTGGACGCCGTGCGCACCAGCGGTGGTGAGCGGATCGCCTGTGACGCGGTGGTGGTGGCCACCGAACTGGACGCGGCGTACCAGTTGCTCGGCGCCCGGCCGCGACGGCCGCTGCCGCTGCGGTACTCGCCCTCGGCGGTGGTGCTGTTCGGGCACACCGGCCGGTCGTGGCCGGAACTGGACCACCACACCATCTTCTTCGGCGGTGCCTGGGAACGGACCTTCGGTGAGATCATCCGCCAGGGCAGGCTGATGAGCGATCCGTCGCTGCTGGTCACCCGGCCGACCGCGACCGACCCCTCGCTCGCCCCGGCGGGCAGGCAGGTGGTCTCGGTGCTGGCACCCGCGCCGAACCTGCACGCGGGCCACGTCGACTGGGCGCGCGTCGGCCCGGCCTACCGCGAGGAACTGGTGCGCACCCTGGAAAAGCGCGGGCTGTCCGGTTTCAGCGAGGAGTTCGAGATCGTGGACGCGGTGACCCCGGCCGACTGGGCGGCACGCGGGCTCGGTGCCGGGACGCCGTTCTCACTGGCGCACACATTCGCCCAAACGGGACCTTTCCGCCCGCGCAATGTGCTGCGAGGCATCGAAAACGCGGCGCTGGCCGGGTGCGGGACCACGCCCGGCGTCGGCATCCCGCCGGTGCTCATCTCCGGAAAGCTCGCCGCCGCCCGGATCCTCGCCCGAACAGGTGCCGCGGTGGCGCACCGCGGCTAGGGTCGGAAGCATGACGACACCCAACCGGCCGATCCGGGTCGGAGTCCAGATCCAGCCCCAGCACGCCGACTACGCCACCATCCGCCGGGCCGCGTCCGAGGCCGAGGACCTCGGGGTGGACATCGCCTTCAACTGGGACCACTTCTACCCGCTCTACGGGGAACCCGACGGCAAGCACTACGAGTGCTGGACCATGCTCGGTGCCTGGGCCGAATCCACCTCGCGGGTGGAGATCGGCGCGCTGGTCACCTGCAACAGCTACCGCAACCCCGAACTGCTCGCCGACATGGCGCGCACGGTGGACAACATCAGCGACGGCAGGCTGATCCTCGGCATCGGCTCCGGCTGGTTCGAACGGGACTACACCGAATACGGCTACGAGTTCGGCACCGCCGGCGGCAGGCTGAACGACCTCGGCGAGGCGCTGCCGCGGATCGAGGCGCGGCTCGGGAAGCTGAACCCGCAGCCGGTGCGCAAGATCCCGGTGCTCATCGGTGGTGGCGGCGAGAAGAAGACGCTGCGCCTGGTGGCCAAGCACGCCGACATCTGGCACGGCTTCGGCGACCCGGAGACCGTGGAGCGCAAGGTGCGGATCCTCGACCAGCACTGCGCCGACGTCGGCCGCGACCCGGCGGAGATCGAGCGCTCGGTCTCCGTGGAGTCCGAGCCGAGCGCGCTGGGCCCGCAGCTGCTCGAGCACGGCGTCTCGCTGTTCACCGTCGGCGTGACCGGCCCCGACTACGACTTCTCGCTGCTGCGCCAGTGGGTCGAATGGCGGGACAAGACCAACGGCTGAGCCCGCTCGAACGCTATGAATGGGGCATTACTTGCAATGGACGCAAGTAATGCCCCACTCCTAGCATCCGCTGGAGCTACTTCGCGGCTACCCGGGCGGGTTCGCCGGGGTCACCGGGTTCGGTGGTCCGCTCGTCGGTGGACAACGAGTCGATCAGCTGGTCCCGGTCGGGCGTGCGCTGCGAGAACACCAGCCCGATCACCACGAACAGCACCAGCGAGGTGAGCAGCGGGTAGGCCACCAGCGCCTCCTTCGGCACCTTCACCCCGTTCTGCTGCGAGATGTACAGCGTCGCCCAGACCGTCAGGCCGGCCAGGGTGGAGGTGAGCGCCGAGATCGGGCCCATCCGCCGGAACCACGGCAGCAGGCCGAGCATCAGCGGCACCGCGATCGGGCCCATCGTGGCGGCCACCAGGTCGACCACGACCTTGAGCACGCCGCCGTTGGTATCCAGTGACAGGGCTATCGCCATACTCAGCCCGATGAACAGGAAGGTGGTGATCCGCGCCAGTTTCAGCTGCGCGTCCTGGCTCATCCGCCGGGCGCCCTTCCACAGCCTCGGCAACATATCTCGCGTGATCACCGCCGAGATCACGTTGGCGTCCGAGGACACCATCGCCATGGTGTGCGAGAAGAAGCCCGCCAGCACCAGCCCGATCATGCCGACCGGCAGCATCACCTTGCCCAGCTCGATGTAGGCGTCACCGGCGTTGGTCAGGTCCGGCACGATCAGCGGCGCGGCCCACATCGGGAAGAACAGCACCAGCGGCCAGACCAGCCACAGGAAGCTGGACAGCATGGCCGACTTGCGCGCCGCCGCCCCGTCCGGCGCGGCCATGTACCGCTGCGCCAGGTTCCACATGCCACCGTTGTACTCCAGCGTCTTGATCACGAAGAGCGCCAGGAAGAAGGTGGAGGTGTAGTCGCCGTTGAGCGGCTGGCTCCGGTCGGCGGGCAGCTGGTCCCAGATCTCCCAGAGGAACTGGATGCCGCCGAAGTGCGCGGCCACCGCCACGAACATCACGATGCCCGCCGCGGCCTGGATGATGAACTGGCCGAAGTCGGTGAGCGCGTCGGCCCACAGCCCGCCCATCACCGAGTAGATCATCGTGACCACGCCGACCAGCAGGATGCCGACCTCGATCGGCACGCCCGCGAAACCGCGCAGCAGGATGGCCACCGCGGACCACTTCGCCGCGATGTCGACCACCTTGAGCACCGCACCCGACCAGGCCATCACCTGCTGGGTCGGCACGTTGTAGCGCCGTGCCAGGTATTCCAGCGGCGAGGCGACGCCGTGCTTGGCCCGCAGCCGGTTCCACCTCGCGGCGAACAGCCAGCTGCCGATGCCCACGCCGACGCCGATGGTCAGCGCCCACCAGACGTAGACGGTGAGGCCGAGCCGGTAGGCCTCGCTCGCGAACGCCACGAACATGACGGCGCTGTAGCCCGACATGTGGTGCGAGATCCCGGACAGCCACCACGGCATCTTGCCGCCGGCGGTGAAGAAGTCGACCACGTTCCGGATGCGGTTCTTCGACCACAGGCCGATCGCCACCATCACGAAGAAGTAAGCGCCGACCACTATCCAGTCCAGCGTCTCCATCGCACCTCCCTGAGTTTCACCCGCGCGAGTTGTGTGACGTACGTCTTACGAGGGGATTTCGGTCGTTGGAAGCTTCGGCTGGGAAGTGAATCACACTTGTGACTTACTTTCACATACATGAACACTTTCCAGGCGTGCAAAAGCGCAGGCCGGGGGCGGTCAGCCGGATTTCACCCGATCGGCCGCAGGCCGGTCAGACAGGAGGAGAGCAGCCGGGAAGGGCTAGAAGGCCATCGCCTGGGCGCGCCGCTTGACCTCGGTGCCGTGGCTGGAGCGCAGCGCGTTGATCGGCGTGCTGCCCGGCAGGGTCTCGTCCGCGGCGAAGAGCCAGCGCAACATCTCGGTGCGGCCGAAACCGGCGTCCGCGAGCACGGTGATGGTGCCGCCGAGGCCCTTGACCACGGCGTTGCCGACCAGGAAATCGGCCGGGACCACCAGCTCACCCGAGCGGCGGACGGCGATCAGCTGACCATCGCGGAGCAGCTGCCGGACCTTGTTGGCCGACTGCCCGAGCGCGGTGGCCACTTCCCCGAGCGGAAGCACGGCCACGTCGGCGTCGAGGACGTCATCGGCGACTGGAATCGCACTCACACCGATACTGTGCCACACCCCGGCCGTTGGCACCGATGGCGTAACGAAACCTCAACAAGGTCAACCATCGCCCGGTAGGGCACGTCCTACCGGACATGGTCACATCCGTACGATCGTCAACCGTGACACGCACGGAAGCCGGCCTGGTCGGCACCCTGCTCGACCGGCGGTACCGGGTCGACCGGCTGCTCGCCCGCGGTGGCATGTCCTCGGTGTACCGCGGCGTGGACACCCGGCTCGACCGCCCGGTCGCGATCAAGGTGATGGATCCGCGGTTCGCCGACGACCGCTCCTTCGTCGACCGCTTCGAGCGCGAGGCGCGCTCGGCGGCCAAACTGCACCACCAGCACGTGGTCGCCGTGCACGACCAGGGCCTGGACACCTCGGCCGAGGTCGGCCGCGCCTTCCTGGTGATGGAACTGGTCGACGGCGGCACCCTGCGCGAGGTGCTCACCGAGCAGGGCCCGCTGGACATCGCGCTGGCGCTGTCCGTGGCCGAGCCGGTGCTCTCGGCGCTCGCCGCCGCCCACCGCGCCGGCCTGGTGCA from the Amycolatopsis magusensis genome contains:
- a CDS encoding LLM class F420-dependent oxidoreductase translates to MTTPNRPIRVGVQIQPQHADYATIRRAASEAEDLGVDIAFNWDHFYPLYGEPDGKHYECWTMLGAWAESTSRVEIGALVTCNSYRNPELLADMARTVDNISDGRLILGIGSGWFERDYTEYGYEFGTAGGRLNDLGEALPRIEARLGKLNPQPVRKIPVLIGGGGEKKTLRLVAKHADIWHGFGDPETVERKVRILDQHCADVGRDPAEIERSVSVESEPSALGPQLLEHGVSLFTVGVTGPDYDFSLLRQWVEWRDKTNG
- a CDS encoding AzlD domain-containing protein produces the protein MSELWVSILLVAAVSVGIKAAGPALLGDRELPPWASAVIAALAPALLAGLVVTDVTGQGWSALDWRLCAGLGVAGGAYLLKLPALPSITLAVVVTAGLRWVV
- a CDS encoding LysR family transcriptional regulator, whose protein sequence is MFDLVRLRVLVAVAREGSVTAAADALHYAQPSVSHHLARLEAEAGVPLLQRAGRGVRLTEAGELLVRRAEEILGQVESARAELAAHAGLRTGRVRLAAFPTALATLVPAAAAWLAAEHPGVDLALTEAEPPEALTALRNGDADVALVFEHDHEPDLRNVRMTPLLEEPLYAVTAADRDWAGPRAELATYAGERWIAGCPRCRAHLVKACAEAGFEPEITFETDDYVAVQALVAAGLGVSTLPGLALLANRNTAVRTDRLPGHLRRVLVATYGKPPLPLPAQALTDALTATATTPRWP
- a CDS encoding DUF885 domain-containing protein yields the protein MVSTEQGVHAICDRYVDDLAAADPVAATVFGIAGHDDKLTDYSPAGYTARATLARRALEAVQAAEPADDGERAAKAVFLERIGLELEIHDAGLDLSALNVIASPVQDLRMVFDLMPTETAEDWQRIATRMAAVPDSLDGLRSSLLTAADAGRVAALRQVSKVAEQAETWAGLHGKKGYFSTLIDGAPERTPELERGARLAEEAYAELAGFLRAELAPVAPTKDAVGEEVYQLWSRFFVGAKLDLQEAYTWGWAEFLRLEAEMREVADRIKPGGTLAEAAATLDADERYRVRGRDAFEAWMQNLSDEALKSLRGKHFEIPDAVMALECKIAPPGGGVGAYYTSPSEDFSRFGRMWWSLPADKDEFTTWREVSTVYHEGAPGHHLQIATAVYQSASLNKYQRMIAFTSGHAEGWALYTERLMQDLGYLDDDGDLLGMLSEQLFRAARVIVDIGMHLELEIPADADFHPGERWTPELGLEFMLTRTITDEAHVYDEIDRYLGWPGQAPSYKLGERLWLAAREEARARKGNSFDIKEFHTKALALGGMGLDTLREQLARLD
- a CDS encoding polyprenyl synthetase family protein → MSEPGFDADFPAHVERALEKFLCEAGDPIRAIEPITGPGVDALSEFVLGGGKRLRPTFAWWGWRGAGGDPDGPDADGVLQAVASLELVQACALIHDDLMDSSDSRRGSPTVHVAFAKRHADHGWLGSAAGFGQAAAVLLGDLALAWADDMFAAAPLPAQTLAAARPAWRAMRTEVLAGQYLDVHTQATGDASPEAALRIDRLKTAAYTVQRPLHLGAALAGADDRLIGALLSFGRDLGVAFQLRDDLLGVFGDPSITGKPAGDDLREGKRTLLLALGMELAGAQGRQADATVIADAVGDKDLTEDAVTEVREALTGVGAVAAVERRIEDLTSAALDSLDAAELAEPAPTRLRELAVQATQRKY
- a CDS encoding AzlC family ABC transporter permease encodes the protein MTSETSRTSGYLAGIRVGAGFATATAVLGLTFGALTQSLGWGVLAPLACSALVFSGSAQFAMAAALAGDGGIGVAVGAAALINARFLPMGVAAASDFKGGRLRRALEGQAVVDASWAAAHLGGGRFDREKMIGGTIVQFPAWVLGTLAGVLVAPPADVVHRFGLDVVFPGFFLLLLIDELRKEPAAREVAALAVVLAAGLALVLPVGLAIVGSAAAALLGLRTRRAGQRNVTT
- the crtI gene encoding phytoene desaturase family protein; its protein translation is MTDHVVVVGAGLAGLSAALHLLGSGREVTVVEQDERPGGRAGQSSRDGYHHDTGASVFTMPELLDEAFAAVGESTSDRLRLIRLDPAYRAHFADGSTLALHTDGDAMEAEIRAFAGPGEAAGYRRLRTWLTELYAAQKDHFIGDNFDSPADLVRPELAKLAALGGFGRLGPRMARYLRDERVRRLFSFQSLYAGLDPMRAIGAYGVISYMDTVAGVYYPAGGIGKVAEAMVAAAEKAGAKLKFATHAAWLERRGSHVDAVRTSGGERIACDAVVVATELDAAYQLLGARPRRPLPLRYSPSAVVLFGHTGRSWPELDHHTIFFGGAWERTFGEIIRQGRLMSDPSLLVTRPTATDPSLAPAGRQVVSVLAPAPNLHAGHVDWARVGPAYREELVRTLEKRGLSGFSEEFEIVDAVTPADWAARGLGAGTPFSLAHTFAQTGPFRPRNVLRGIENAALAGCGTTPGVGIPPVLISGKLAAARILARTGAAVAHRG
- a CDS encoding methylenetetrahydrofolate reductase → MTSVVERLRGNETVFSVEFFPPRDDADEAILWRSIRELEGYDPAYMSITYGAGGTSRDGTIRSIARVATETTLVPMAHLTAVNHSVAELRNVIGWYAAVGVRNILALRGDPPGDPYGEWIPHPAGLNYAEELVELVRSLGDFCVGVSAFPYGHPRSADLDEDTRHLVRKFNAGADFAIAQLFFEAEDFLRLRDRVAAAGSDALMIPGIMPLTTPRTLRKTIELSGASAPGRLLERLSPLEDDPAAFRAEGLDVVTELCERLIAEGVPDLHFYTFNRSKATREVVNRLGLVPARA
- a CDS encoding CGNR zinc finger domain-containing protein; this encodes MADSWRGYSLAGGHIALDLVNTVSWRGDPPRRLDRLELPGFFTHWLEETGLGRFDGDLSAVYPGLRELRELLYALLAEGDPAQADLDRFGELLAATHARAKAEPSLPVRWSVPVETPDDLLPALVLRADELLRSPETANIRRCEGRGCAWLFIDSTRNHSRRWCRSDDCGNRERARRHYQRTREPV
- a CDS encoding threonine ammonia-lyase codes for the protein MRLPTITDALRARRLLRSLLAPTPLSAYPALDAATGARVRVKHENLQPTGAFKVRGGLNLLASLDPAERERGVLGYSTGNHAQSLAHAAAHHGVRCTIVMPEHPNPAKAQAVRDLRAELVEHGERFEQARAHAEQLAAERGMRLVSAANEPEIIAGVATAYLELFEQEPELDVVLVPVGSGTGAAAATLVAAALAPECEVIAVQSAAAPAAHDSWRAGELVDRPNRTTVEGLATGSGFALTQRLLRDRLADFVLVDDSDIEEAQRLYLRAAHTVAEGAGAAALAALLAHRERFAGRTVAVVCSGGNAGEADLNRMGRPAVIG